One Panulirus ornatus isolate Po-2019 chromosome 20, ASM3632096v1, whole genome shotgun sequence genomic window, GCTTCATCTTCAATTACTCCACCACAGTGACACTCATTTATTATTTCCATGCTGTATGATGTAGTCATTTTGGTCATTTCTATGACACTTGTGAGATCCGATAAGGTTGTATCATTCGCTTCGACACATATCTGAGAACATGACTGTATTATTTGTAGAGATAAGGTCTATCGTATTGCTCTCACTTGTCAGTCCTTGGTTTACATGTACAAAGGCTGAGTGACTCATAAAGATTAATTAGTTTTTGGGGGGaatttgttatatttctcttggtgatccATCATTTTACGTAACTCACTTTTGTGTGATTATCTTAAGGGAACACATTGATGTACGTTATTAAGAATctattttatgttttctttttgcgTTATCAGATTTTGAAttattattgtatgtatatattatgtcctAAGGGTTCGTTATTATTTCTCTATTTGTCCTTAGCTATTCTTTTTTGAGCTTTATGTATTTGTTTCTCGTTTCGAGCAAGCCTCTTCTGATTTTCAGTGGGAGTTTTTTGTTGTTCTTGATATTGAGCATATTGCTCATTTTTTGTTGTCTAATTGCCATTTAAGCCGAGACTTTTCTAAATTCGGTTCTcgtataaaagaaataaaattacCTTTGCTCTAGTGGGTTTTTTGTGGCCAGTGCGAGTCCTGTTCATCATTTTTACATCTCGTTTGGAACCgttttcatttactctctctctctctctctctctctctctctctctctctctctctctctctctctctctctctctctctctgttcttgccACCGTCGACTCATTTAGAGCATTTCCAGTTTGCTCTTCTGTTCGACtttcagttgatttttttttttttttttttacctccaagTTCTGCGGTTCTCATTCGGCGCGATCTCCATTGTGTGTTCGGGTCTTTCGGTTCGCTTTTGATTCCACGACCTTGTTCgtcgacacagagagagagagagagagagagagagagagagagagagagagagagagagagagagagagagagagattagggaagCTGTGAGCTGCGAGAGGAGATTGGTATCTCCGATAAAGGGTGGTTCTGTCCGTGCATGTTGGTCGTTATCGGGGCGTTATTATAAGCCTTATCTCACCGCTTTATCGGCGGCTGGCAGCTGTCAAGCCCATCGACGCCACTGAGACTCGAGCTTTATCACTAGCTTGGGAAGGGACTTCGAACCGATCCATCGTACAGATCATACTGACGCATATCATTACCAGCGAACTGATCCATCGTACAGATCACTCTAACGCATGTCATTACCAGCGAAATGATCCATTGCACAGATCACACTGACGCATATTATTACCAGCGAACTGATCCATCGTACAGATCACACTGACGCATATCATTACCAGCGAACTGATCCATCGCACAGATCACACTGACGCATATCATTACCAGCGAACTGATCCATAGCACAGATCACACTGATGCATATCATTACGAGCGACTCTGTCTTTGTTCGTGAATGTCACTCACAAGATGGAGTACGTACGTGCTCACGGCGGAAATGCCAACGCCCATAGGAAATTTGGAGGTAaacaggctcgaatcctggttgcggcagttggtccacagtcaacccagctcttcatccactccttgGGATATGCTCGATAATTGGATTCCTATtcgggctaggatatatatatatatatatatatatatatatatatatatatatatatatatatatatatatatatatatatatatatatatatatatatttcttttcttttaaactattcgccatttcccgcgttagcgaggtagcgttaagaacagaggactgggccttttttggaatatcctcacctggcccccctctgttccttcttttggaaaattaaaataaaaatgagaggggaggatttccagccccccgctccctccccttttagtcgccttctacgacatgcagggaatacatgggaagtattcttaatcccctatccccagggatgatatatatatatatatatatatatatatatatatatatatatatatatatatatatatatatatatatatattcttattttgctttgtcgctgtctcgcgaggtagcgatatatatatatatatatatatatatatatatatatatatatatatatatagagagagagagagagagagagagagagagagagagagagagagagagagagagagatagagagctaGAATTACTGTAATCAATTTATGCAGAATAATCACACTATGTTGTCGTTGTGAAGTTCAAATCATATCCCCTCTTTTCATAACCCAGCACTTATATGTCGAACTTCACTGATACATTATCTCTGCAAAATCTACATCCATGCATCTAGACACGTATACCATGACCgagataagagaaaaagaaaagagatagtaGCAGTTAAGTCCCAGCGTACAATAGgagacatacaacacacacacacacacacacacacgcacacacacacacacacacacacaaatacacgtgTGTTAAGCTCTCTCCTCATACATGCTTCTCAGTCGATGCGTAATATCTGATCTAATCAGTTAAATGACTGATACCAGCCCCACGCAGAGACCGTGggttggactcccgtggtgtaatggttagcgttcctgaccgtgacgcattcaggggCCCCTTTCGCCTAGGATCGAATGAATAAGTTTGAATCCTTGTTGTGGCAAaaggtccacagtcaatccagccattcatccacccatcatccacccgaagggattggtcgatgaaatgggtacctggctgaagctaggatatatatatatatatatatatatatatatatatatatatatatatatatatatatatatatagaaaacgcCCGATAGATAGTCAGGCGTTTcagtggaaggctttaagagacGAAAAACGCGTATCGATAACGGATCTCAAGTGGTAGAAGATCAATAGACAGAAAGAAATTTAGAGAAAAACTAAAAtaagtgatgggaggagaggttaAGGAAACGATCTCTTAAAACGAATACATACTTTCACCCGAGCAGACACAAAAGAAGGAGGAGTGTGTAGATAACTTCATGAGGAAGGAAAGCGAGTGACTAATGACAtaagtaacacacacaaaaaaagatacgTGTAGTATATCTAGGTTACCAATGTTTCTGATAAGACGGCGACATATTTCTGTCACACAAATGGTGACTCAAGTCTCTCGCTTCTCCAAAGCTGAGCTGTGATAAACCCCCTTCCCACCGTTATCTCAAACCGTCCTGGACGAGAATGCAACGTACCATACATTTCTACTCTTGGAGTTCGTTAGTTAAGGCGAGaatctgtgtgcgtgtgtttgtgtgtgtgtgtgtgtgtactcatttTTTcgcgtgtgtctgtttgtgtactcATTTTttcgcgtgtgtctgtgtatgtgtgtactcaTTTTttcgcgtgtgtctgtgtgtgtgtgtgtgtgtgtgtacttatttgtgtgtgtgtttgttcatgtcTATTCATATATGTGTTGTCATATAAGTcgacacatacataattcaattCACCGACTGAGAGTCATTCTCAAGTTGcctgcttaatatatatatatatatatatatatatatatatatatatatatatatatatatatatatatatatatatatatatatatatatatatatatatatatatatatatatatttcccaccctgaatctctcagTACTGAGGTAACTGGTTACCTCTTGCAGATTACTCAAAGTCGATAAGAACCGATACCACATCTGGTCAGTAGTGCTGAGCAACGAATGACGTAGCAGAGGAGATCAAAACCTGTACATTCtaaaaggacagaaaaaaaaaagagaaaatattggaactaaaaaaaaagaaagatcgtcAATTCTCTAATTATACATTTAACGTTCTTAAAAACTGCGTAGACTTGTTTTAAAGAGATTTTGATAGTATTGAAATATTTTAAGAGGTTGCGAATTCTATAAACACATTTAACGTGCTTAAGAACTATATACATTACACATTTAACTTGCTTAAGAACTACGTAGACTTTGtttttaaaagattttgaaagtATTATAATGTTTTGATATGGTTGCATCTTACGAACTGATCCTTGAAAAGAATTATTTCAAAACTGCCGTTGTAACAGTGCAAGCTGTTTAAGATAGCACTCAATTGATAGAATTCTTAAGTCAATACACAGTTTAATGTTTGTTACACGACCATATATCAAAGTATATGGATATACGTATAGTACAAGTGCACAGTAGTATATGTAATGTAACTACATAGTACATGTTACTTTCTGAAGTCCACTTTTGATATGTACAATTGCGATATAGGATTTTAGGTAACTCCTTTTCAagactatatattttctttttctgtaaatTTTCCACAAAAAAATGTCATTTTGATTCTAAAGGTTGTATGTAATTCCATTTTAGTTCAACGAAggatcttcttcttccttcaggTAATCCAGCAGGAGGCTTAGAGACCAAGATGCCTGACACAATGGTCAACGGCTCCCAGTGGCCGACGCACCGCCGACTACGTAAGTTCCAAAGGGCGCCTCGCTGGTTCCACCCTTGATTCCTAAGACACTCGTAGGGACAGACACCGCCGGTTCCAGGAGCGTTCCAGTCAGTCGGCCTTAGTCCCAGGGGCGGGGAGACAATGGTGGAGGGCTTATTCCAATGGTGATTTTTCAGCTCCACGGGTGATCCAGTGGTCATCAATTCCAGGGGGAACATTCAGTATCTACCATCAGTTCCAGGAGCATTCTTATAGATACCATTAGTTCCAGGGGCATTCCCATAGGCGCCTCCAGTTCCAGGGGCACTCCCATAGGCATCTTCAGTTCCAGGGTGCGCTGCTTTATACGTTTCCAGTTCTTCCAGTTCCAGGGGCACTCCTATTGCTACCCTTAGTTACAAGGACGCTCCTATAGACACCACCAGTTCCAAGGTCACTCCTGTAGACATCTACAGTTCCAGAGCCATTCCTGTGGCTACCTTCACTCTCAGTGGATCTCCTCCCAGATCCAGTGGCACTCTTATGGTCTTATCTTAACCTTGGTCGCCACCACTGCTGTTACGGTATGATAGCTGGATACATAATTAAGACGTTCGCATGTAAGAATTCTCTGCACATGAAGAACAAGCCACTTAAAGAGTTGTACTACCTACAGGTTTCCACATGATTATCGCTCATATGACCATTTTTCTCGTTCTCCTAAACGccttccaccccccctccttaCAGCTGAACTTCGTCGGGAGCGTCGCTTTCACTGGCAGTCCGACCTCCTGCTGGAGTCTGTGAGGCGCCAGACCTTCGCCAACTGGACGGTGGACTTCGTGGAACCGGACCAGCTGGCCAGAGAAGGTTTCTTCTACTTACAGATAAGTGACCACGTCCAGTGTGTCTTCTGCCAAGGGATTGTTGGCTACTGGGACCCCGGGGATCGTCCCGATGTCGAGCATCGAAAGCACTTCCCCAACTGCGCCTTCGTCACCAAGGAACCCACGGGGAACGTCCCCCTGTCGCACCCTGCAGACGACAGGGGTAGAGTGTACCGCCTGCTGGATGAGTACCACTCCTTCAGGGTCGCCAGCACTCGGCCCGTCTTCAAGTCTAGTGGAAACTACCATGTGGGTgagtcgtccccctccccccaacactatACAGAgcgaaatattaaaaaaaataaaaagatcgaTAACATCTTCAGCTAGTGTCCGGATAAGATGCAATGTTCGGATAAAGATGCAATGTCCGGATCTGAAAGATGTAATGTCCTTTTTCTATATCTAGATAgatgcaatatcttttttttttttctaggcatGAATATGTATTTACAGCAACACTAAAAACGTAATTTTAGTCAGAGACTCAGTAAGCTAGGATGTGCTTAGCATATAGGCCGCAGCCGTAGTTGTATACTAACTTCAGTGACTTCGGCAGGAAAGACGAAGCTGATATTAGAATCATGTGAACCTGACGGTGTTTTTGCTCTTCTCTCAGATGCCAAGGTGGTGGACAGGAGTCATTTAGCCTACAGGCAGTTCAACACAGAGGCCTCCCGCAAGCAGACGTACACCCGATGGTCCAGTGAGATGGGCGTCAGCGTCGACGCCCTTGTGGCTGCAGGATTCTTCTACACAGGAGTGTCCGACTGGGTCCAGTGCTTCCACGGCGGCTGCGGGCTCTTCTGCTGGAGGAAGGGTGACGACCCCATCGCAGACCACGCCCGTTACTACCCGTGGTGTCCCTTCATCAGGACGAAGAAGGACGAGGAGgcctctacctccaccaccaccaccaccgccacgcaGAAGATATGGGGTGATAATGACCCTCCCTCAGCGGTCATTCGGCCCATCGCCCTTACTGACGAAGAGGCCAATCTCCTCCTGGCTCATCCCATCGCCCAGGTAACCAATCAAGTCGATCTCACTTCGTTCTGCTCTCAACACATCCGACTAGAGTAAACTGTATGAACTCTCGCCTCCGTTCTTGCAGCGCCTGTTGGCGATGGGACTCTCCGCgaactcagtgaagggggcgcTGAAGCAGAACCTGGAGCTACGGGGAGGATTCCGCCGCACGGTGAGCGAGGCACTCGAAGTCGTGTTTGACTTCGAGGAGAACCAGCAGAAGATTGCCAGCCCGGGGTCCAGTACTCTCCTACAAGAGGATGCTCCAGGAGGCACTGAGGTCAGTCTGgctatatatacgtgtgtgtgtgtgtgtgtgtgtgtgtgtgtgtgtgtgtgtgtgtgtcagctagcCCACCAGCCAGGATAATAGGTCATGTTTTTGATCTGGGTAGGGGAAGTACAGGAAAGTTGAGGATCGGGTGTTCGATGTGTTCGTTCCATCATGGATATGACGAGTCTTGTGATATGCTGAAAtgttttctctatttttcataATCCCAAAAGATGGGTGTTGTCCTGAGAAAAGACGTACAAgggactcgtgtttgtctggagagtgtagtgtCAGGTGGGGGGGTTGTATGTCTGGTGAAATGGAGCTAAAGATTGGGTTGGGTTAACATTTGTTTAGTCTGTCAGGTCATTTGGTTGTATAGGTTTGTTGTTGATACCATGTTATCTGATGGTGGAGGGGAATTAGTCAGCACAGGATGCTGTAGTGTGAGGcaagaatgaataaataatttttcTGTGGGGGGGAAAGTTGCTGGgattgttttgaagtggtttgggacggGAGGAGAACCATTGATGCTACATAAAACAGATTGACGAGCGCGTTTGGGGTATGACTGTGTTCAAAACGTTGCTTAAAAGTTCGTAAAATGTACGTGCTATAAGCAGatacttccttttcttctttgtaCTCAGTTGCTAGCGACGGAGGGAACACCTACATCTTTAGAAGCAAAGGCTATCACTGAAGACGCGACGGCCCAGTACGAAGCCTTGCTACGAGATGGTAAGTTGTCGTATTTGGTCATACGAGAGATAGACTGTGGTTGTCACTTACCTACGTCACTATGGTGTGAATTACGTGTTTATCACTTCCTCTTACGATCAAGAAAATGTAATGATGAATTACTTAAagaggaaatgacgaatatgagTCATTGGAAATCATGAAGATTAAGCTTCGTTTTTTCCTAAGACTGTAGTGACATAGTAGGTCAACCAAGGCTCATCCAGTTTTCTTAAATTTATGTGatcattatatgattatatattatcTTAGAAATGGTCTGGTTTAGGCTATGAAGTTCAGTCATACTGGAACACTTTACCTTTCTAGAGAACTGATGGCCAGAGTGTAAATATGGGAACTGTGACATACCCAGTGTGTTACTTTTGTCTCAGtgtttccagaagaaggaaagaCGGCCAGACAAAATCTTGTTTTGATATTAGAGGTTTTATGGAAGTATTACGTAGAgaggatctctttttttttttttttttgtcatagtcataaggtaaacacacacacatatatatgtatattcctatgagtccacggggaaaatgaaacacgataagttcccaagtgctttttcttgtttcattttccccgtggactcatagaatctatatcttgatcacgcgcaaaattgtgatcctttccaatatatatatatatatatatatatatatatatatatatatatatatatatatatatatatatatatatatatatatatatatgggcgtttatgtatgtatatatatatatatatattggaaaggatcacaattttgcgcgtgatcaagatattcctatgagtccacggggaaaatgaaacacgaaaagttcccaagtgcacttacgtgtaataatcacatcatcaggggagacacaagagagaaatataacagtcagttgatatacatcgaagagacgaagctaagacgccatttggtaaacatgtgattgtccaaaacatacaacgagcgttcataaacttatcattttacaaatcttattaacaataaagttatctaacttgtatagaccatcactaatattaagattataattctatgtgtatttaataatagaagattcaattatattttcttggtaatagagttagagttaataactgagatggcgttactccagtcaatataatgatcatagtttttaacatgattaaacaaggcatttgattcttgtcccgttcttatactatatttatgttgcttaagtctaacagaaagatccttacaagtctgaccaacatgaaatttatcacagtttccacaagacactttatagatgcaaccaagagaattttctggtgaattcctgattaagatattctttatagtattattgttactaaaggcaacatttgcattaaaggatgtaatcgcgggaaactgcgattaagtatgatatatatatatatatatatatatatatatatatatatatatatatatatatatatatataccgtagcgggaaggagaggagaacacGGCGTCCGTTGTATTGACGTTAGCTACTAAGATATAATTTTCAGTGGGATTCGAACGTTCTTCCCTGTGGCCATGCACACCAGTTCCTCTGCGCAGTTTTAAGTGCCAGAGGTCAGAACATGGCTCTGGCTTATTTGCATGATGTATCGGGATGGTCTAGGCCGTCCCTTCATATAAAGTTCGTCGATTTTATAATATGTTCAGTTACAAGTCTTATCAATAATATCTGTATGTATTAATCATTATGGTTCTCTCTTCACGAAAGCTATTTCGTTCGTGGATCTATGTTAAGTTATACCTCCCGACCCTTACAGTGGCTGAGCTGAGGGCGCGTGTGCAGGTCGAGGAGCGCCGCCTCCTGTGTCGGGAGTGTCAGGTCGAACGCATTGAGGTCGTGCTCCAGCCCTGCTCTCACCTGCACCTGTGCGCCACCTGCGCCAGGCCCAGGGACATCTGCCCCACTTGCTCCACAGTGGTTAGGGGGACACTCAAGCCTATCATTAGCTAAGTGCCTCCTGGGGGAGGGTGGTCGTCAAGGACTTCCCGACGAGGGCtcctgggaggaggagagaaggagattGTCGggaactcctgacgaaggaggaacatGGGTTGTGTCCAGCAAGAAGGAAGTCCTTTCTTATGAACTTTATGAGagttaaagttatatatatatatatatatatatatatatatatatatatatatatatatatatatatatattttcctatgagtccacggggaaaatgaaacacgaaaagttcccaagtgcactttcgtgtaataatcacatcatcaggggagacacaagagagaaatataccagtcagttgatatacatcgaagagacgaagcttcgtctcttcgatgtatatcaactgactgttatatttctctcttgtgtctcccctgatgatgtgattattacacgaaagtgcacttgggaacttttcgtgtttcattttccctgtggactcataggaatatcttgattacgcgcaaaattgtgatcctttctaatatatatatatatatatatatatatatatatatatatatatatatatatatatatatataataacatactatacagaagaataaaaagaaatatcccaAAGGGATTGAGTCCATCAGTGACTGTTTGTTTCCAGACCATCCattgaccttcctccctccctccagctcaaggtatatatatactgaagagaCAACATACTATACATGGCGCCCATGTGAGGTATTAGCCTCATCCATGACACGAATCACATTATGTGTCATATCTACCACATTATGCCGTCACAGTCATCATCTCACATAAGATGAGTGTCACCTCATGTATCTTAAGTATAAACTTAAAGGATTATAAGTGTCATCTAACGTATCACAAGTTCCACTCAACTTATCACAAGTTACTACATCCTATGCATCATATTTCAGGATATTTACTTCCTTTACGAAATTCACAGGAATTATTCAATAAACGAATAATCGCTATAAAGGATTATCGAAATCCTGATATTTAAAAGGGAGTGACAAAAACTGTGGTACTCTCATCTATGGCTAATCCAACACCTTATCACTCAGAACTCTCTCATTTATTGTTGATTCCAGTAGTATAAGTTTGGAACTGGCACTACCAACTCTTACCGAGGGGTGTGGGATCCTATTGCTTCGGTAAAGGACAAGATGAACCTTATATTTCATGTTTATGGTTAAGATGTCAATGGTGATTTGTATGAATGAACTTATGTTCATTTTATGATATTGAGCATGGCCAATGAGGGCGGTCTGATCCCACGTCCGTTCTGATTTACCGCGATTGCTGAAATACGATCTGATTTAACCAAACTTTCGTGCTTCCTTTTTTTCTCAGGTCGTTGAGTAGCAATTCAAAACAATTTTTCAAGGTTATTTGAATAACcctccctgtgtatatatatatacttaaccaaGTAGgctcaacaaagaaaaaaagaatcaatgaTTAACATCAAGACGATATTCAGTAATCCATCCATTCAGAAAAGCTTTATCTAAATCCTTAGATTTGTATTCACATCGACTCCACCTCATCCAACCAAAGCGAGAAACGAaatggagagaagaaaggaagagaagaaagctaGGCTTCTCTCTCTCGGAGGTGCAGATTTGATTATTTCGTCTTAGATTGTAAAAAATTTACGAAGAAAATGTCTATTAAAGGCAAACCCAGAATCTAGGGGATGAAATCTGAAGATAACttttttatatggaattcttaATACTTTCTTCTTGAGCCAATTTGATCCACAAAGTGCTGAAGACTAGAGTGTATAAGACTATGAAggtattatggaaaaaaaaaaaatattaaaacggtgtgttttgtttatcatttgtgagttccatcaatgttattttTTCTATAATGCTTATATGGTACAATATAGGATTGCTTATAATATTCATGAATTACAATAAAAAGTTACTTATGATACTTGTGATGTACATTAGAAATTACTTATATTCTTATGAAGTACGTTAACACTTTATATTTAATACTTATGAAGTACATTAGAAAATTATTCATAAATCTTGTGAAGTACATTAAAGGATTATTCATAATGCTTATAAGGTACATTTAAGGCTATCACTGATACGTATAAGGTACATAATAGTATTTAACAGTTACGAGATCTATACGAGGCTTATCGACTAAACTCATGGGGTACTTACAATGCTCAGTCATAAAGCTGTAGATGAGGTATACATAAGATTAAGCTGACTTAACATTTGGTTAATGTCGTGGTAATCCACAtacaaaagtgtatatatatatatatatgtatttcatcatTCTACTCTAATACAACGGAAATATTATCAAAATAGGAACTCAAGGACATTTTTTCATTATCTAGAAAATAGATAGTACTCAGAGACTAATAGTACTCAGATACATTTCTTAATCTAGGCGAATATACAAGGGAATGGCAAAGAGCAACTGACCACTcggtcatgagagagaggtttggaacacAGAACTTAGGAttgttagagagagaaaaaagaagcaaGGAGGTGGCTTAAGGCGAAAGTCAGTCATAAACGTGAAGTGATATATTTGTCGAGTCTGTTCATAAAGTTTATCCACGGTGTTGCCATCAACTTAAGTCGTCCTTGTGTGGTGTACAAAGTTCATACATCTGGGGAGGTTTTAGTTCAAGGATGAACaattgtgatgtctgtttctttctctacaccgccaagctctggaactctttaccccTCTCGCGTCTTTCCTAAACAACCACAAATTGACACTTTATAAAATACAGGATTCTCACAGCCTCCTGAGCATTTGTGATTGCATTTCCTCGTCTATTCCTTTTCTCACTCGACACGTTTTCGTATTTTATGAAAGGTCCTGGTGCCATTGTATGATTATCTGCACTTCCCCGAAATTTTCCATTCCACCAGTTCACTCGATATTATACTTACTCCCCCAGTCTGTATTATGTGTGGATTATATACCTTTTCCTAGTGAGTATGATAAATATAGTATACACTCCCATGATTATGTTTATGGTGAGTTTATGACAAGGAACTCTGCAGAATTTGGTGTAAAGTCGCCGAAATAGATACATTTGTCTTTGCGATTTTGTCGCAAGAAGTTAATAACACGTTAATAGTTGACTCATACCATCCAGTTTGCTCGTATACTGCCAGGGGCGTATACCATGTTCGTATCCACACTTCCATGTTCGTATACGCACTTCCCTAAGAGCACGTCAGTTTTCCCAAGTTAATCATACATTTTTAAGTCCATCTGGCATATTAAAGTGAAGTGATTTACTGCCATTCAAAACCCGAGTGGTAATcgtgagtgggtgtggtgtgggcagcagcctACCCCGTGGCTGGACACTGTGAAAGAAGGGTAAACATTGTTCGCTCTCCCTacccacctcaccttcctcctatGTAAACAAATAATGGCGTTTTCTGTGAAGTGGTTGGTCGGTGGGTGCCAGTGTCTTGTGGACTGTTGGTGTTAATCTGAAAATGAGTTTGACTCGAGAATCAACTGCGAGGCTGAGTAATGCGTAGTGATACGGGTTAGTTCGGCAACGACATCTCTAAATTGGTGTGAGCCAGTAAACTTTTCTTGATGGTTTGAATGATAAAGGAAAGAAAGCCAGTTGCCGCCATGTACATAGACCATCCAACATTGATATATGAGAAGTTATGCTTTCATAGAAAACGGTGGAATCATGATCCATAAAGGTAAGACCAATTTTCGGTTGTTTACGTAGCAGATGAGACATTCTGGGCCATTTGATATGTTGATTATAACTAGTTTTGATAGTGGTTAAATGTACTGATTAGGAGAGCCATTACTAGTATGGTAAATGATAgattatctatatgtatgtagTTTATCGTAAATTGTTTCGGTGGGAGGCAGGAATCCACAATGATAAACAGCTTTGTTCAGTGGTAATTTGTAGATTACGTGGGTCAGTGTTATTTGTCCCTGGGTGTTGTCATGTATTCGGTCTACTAGCATAATTATCGGGAAGGagtacacattatatatacatatacggaaTAGCTTCTGCCCATTTCTCCGTTGAAAat contains:
- the LOC139755920 gene encoding baculoviral IAP repeat-containing protein 7-like — its product is MPDTMVNGSQWPTHRRLPELRRERRFHWQSDLLLESVRRQTFANWTVDFVEPDQLAREGFFYLQISDHVQCVFCQGIVGYWDPGDRPDVEHRKHFPNCAFVTKEPTGNVPLSHPADDRGRVYRLLDEYHSFRVASTRPVFKSSGNYHVDAKVVDRSHLAYRQFNTEASRKQTYTRWSSEMGVSVDALVAAGFFYTGVSDWVQCFHGGCGLFCWRKGDDPIADHARYYPWCPFIRTKKDEEASTSTTTTTATQKIWGDNDPPSAVIRPIALTDEEANLLLAHPIAQRLLAMGLSANSVKGALKQNLELRGGFRRTVSEALEVVFDFEENQQKIASPGSSTLLQEDAPGGTELLATEGTPTSLEAKAITEDATAQYEALLRDVAELRARVQVEERRLLCRECQVERIEVVLQPCSHLHLCATCARPRDICPTCSTVVRGTLKPIIS